In Leuconostoc kimchii IMSNU 11154, one genomic interval encodes:
- a CDS encoding DNA internalization-related competence protein ComEC/Rec2 produces MGNRYLLIISLMIAAIGGCIYRLNIVTVVLLGITIAVFCLNFNKQSAYLFIVLAIPFLCYFAYDASRLAQQSSQKDNDSASVCGVILPDEIIINGDRLQANAHLVSGETVRLYTKLTSQLEKQAWSSENRIMHFQGIGDFARIKAPTNFNQFDAKSYYETKHVTHQIIIKSWTVQQAKGTSLWQKCRYQLHIWHAKGIHNTETLPQPLSDYAQALILGTTPQSLYGNNPGVQTLGLIHLFSVSGFHVSYVLMLLMGILRRLYVPKEISALIGSVVLLLYFVFAGEPAVLVRALIAGLIMMTRLAGCRRVPSGSVWAVSLLGSLIYEPGILLSLGGQLSFALTFCLIFVKKLNFWQINLLLSAVSLPLIVSQQYTWHILQTVTNFAAIPLFSAIIVPCVMIGFFGQLLPIVMHLMNAVIKLFAQTVDAIANLPGQIVVGHIPWFFVILLFLLSLILFVRQKRIAQFARIGWLVLLTLTMIWTHLPLHGEITTFDIGQGDSALIREPFNRTVTLIDTGGKLTFGNQQPWQVQSFQRTSGETVIINYLHSRGINHIDNLVLTHHDYDHIGDAKVILQKMKVTRLVMPAGMSNQPAFEREIKPYLRKTVIFEVTQGISVPDLPFQVLHPFQTGQAGNEDSVALYGQFGGQTMFTSGDLDQSGETAIAAQYPMMKVDILKLGHHGSKTSTHPDVIKQWQPHVGIVSAGRNNRYHHPHAETLKTIQDSHMTLFNTQTHGMIRYIYTKQKGHFEVKLTHEPAATTTAN; encoded by the coding sequence TGTGTTATTTTGCCTACGACGCAAGCAGACTAGCACAACAGTCGTCACAAAAAGATAATGATTCAGCATCAGTTTGTGGTGTTATTTTACCGGATGAGATCATTATTAATGGTGATCGCCTGCAAGCAAATGCACACTTAGTAAGTGGTGAAACGGTACGGCTATATACTAAATTAACATCGCAATTAGAAAAACAGGCTTGGTCTTCAGAAAATCGTATCATGCATTTCCAAGGAATAGGGGATTTTGCACGTATTAAGGCGCCAACAAATTTTAATCAATTTGACGCAAAAAGTTATTATGAAACGAAACATGTGACGCATCAAATCATCATAAAATCATGGACAGTTCAACAGGCAAAAGGAACCAGCTTATGGCAAAAATGTCGATATCAGTTACATATTTGGCACGCAAAAGGCATCCATAATACGGAAACATTACCACAGCCGTTAAGCGATTATGCGCAGGCATTGATTCTAGGCACAACGCCACAATCATTATACGGCAATAATCCAGGTGTTCAAACATTGGGGTTGATTCATCTATTTAGTGTTTCTGGTTTTCACGTCTCTTATGTGTTGATGTTATTAATGGGAATTTTACGTCGATTATATGTTCCTAAAGAAATTTCAGCACTCATTGGCAGTGTTGTTTTACTGCTGTATTTTGTATTTGCTGGTGAGCCTGCGGTGCTTGTACGCGCCTTGATTGCTGGTTTAATTATGATGACGCGTCTAGCTGGCTGTCGCCGTGTACCTTCTGGCAGTGTTTGGGCGGTCAGTCTGCTAGGTAGTTTGATTTATGAACCAGGAATTTTATTATCTTTAGGTGGTCAACTATCTTTTGCACTGACATTTTGTTTAATATTTGTTAAAAAATTAAACTTCTGGCAAATTAATTTATTACTGAGTGCAGTCAGTTTACCATTGATTGTCAGTCAACAGTACACATGGCACATTCTACAAACAGTGACAAATTTTGCGGCAATACCTTTATTTAGTGCAATTATCGTGCCTTGTGTCATGATCGGTTTTTTTGGCCAACTATTGCCGATCGTTATGCATCTAATGAATGCTGTGATTAAACTATTTGCACAAACAGTAGATGCCATAGCAAATCTGCCTGGTCAAATAGTAGTAGGGCATATACCTTGGTTTTTTGTTATCTTACTATTCCTGCTATCACTCATTTTGTTTGTACGGCAAAAACGTATTGCACAATTTGCAAGAATAGGTTGGCTAGTACTATTAACTTTGACCATGATTTGGACACATTTGCCATTGCATGGTGAAATAACCACGTTTGACATTGGCCAAGGAGACTCGGCTTTAATTCGAGAACCCTTTAATCGGACGGTCACATTAATTGATACTGGTGGTAAATTGACATTTGGTAATCAACAACCTTGGCAAGTACAATCCTTTCAGCGAACAAGTGGGGAAACTGTTATCATAAATTATTTACATAGCCGAGGGATTAATCATATTGATAATTTAGTTTTAACACATCATGATTATGATCATATTGGGGATGCCAAAGTTATTCTGCAAAAAATGAAAGTGACACGTCTTGTGATGCCTGCAGGTATGAGCAATCAGCCAGCATTTGAACGAGAAATAAAACCTTATTTGAGAAAAACAGTTATTTTTGAAGTCACGCAAGGGATATCAGTACCTGATTTGCCATTTCAGGTACTACATCCTTTTCAAACCGGTCAAGCAGGAAATGAGGATTCTGTGGCACTGTATGGCCAATTTGGTGGACAAACAATGTTTACATCAGGCGATTTAGATCAATCAGGGGAGACAGCTATTGCAGCACAATATCCAATGATGAAAGTTGATATATTGAAATTAGGCCATCATGGGTCTAAAACGTCAACGCATCCTGATGTTATAAAACAATGGCAACCTCATGTGGGCATTGTTTCTGCAGGTCGTAACAACAGGTATCATCATCCACATGCGGAAACGTTAAAAACAATACAAGATTCTCATATGACACTGTTTAATACCCAAACACATGGTATGATAAGATATATTTATACAAAGCAAAAAGGTCATTTTGAGGTAAAGTTAACACATGAACCTGCAGCAACTACAACAGCAAATTAA
- the holA gene encoding DNA polymerase III subunit delta — protein MNLQQLQQQIKNQALANFYVILGEEEALIQRAQSEFKQLIQPLDREMNYAQFDLSIQSLEDVINDATSMPFFGERRVVVVQNPDFLTAKGKVSDQTQVQFLELLEKPVSENIVAVFINDLKIDKRKKITKMLLKYAESIDLPALNERQAQQAVSKELEARAYRIDPDALQELTLRTNAHYTAMQNELPKLVAQATHTKHIQLQAVSALVPKTLTANVFDLVDAVMTRQTKKALTIYRDLLQNGEPALRVNAVLTGQFRLLLQIAGLKGTEQDMSKQLGIHPYRVKLARQMLKKYALSSLRASYLGMITIEIKLKSTNQEPELLFERFILKNK, from the coding sequence ATGAACCTGCAGCAACTACAACAGCAAATTAAGAATCAAGCACTGGCTAATTTTTATGTTATTCTCGGTGAAGAAGAGGCGCTGATTCAGCGAGCACAATCCGAATTTAAACAACTTATCCAACCACTTGATCGTGAGATGAACTATGCACAATTTGATTTATCAATACAAAGTTTAGAGGATGTTATCAATGATGCCACGTCAATGCCATTTTTTGGTGAACGTCGTGTTGTTGTTGTTCAGAATCCAGATTTTTTGACGGCAAAAGGTAAAGTTTCGGATCAGACTCAGGTACAGTTTTTAGAGTTACTCGAAAAACCGGTGTCAGAAAATATCGTGGCTGTTTTTATTAACGACTTAAAAATTGATAAGCGTAAAAAAATAACGAAAATGTTATTAAAATATGCTGAAAGCATTGATCTACCTGCGTTAAACGAGCGGCAAGCTCAGCAAGCAGTTTCAAAAGAATTAGAAGCACGTGCTTATCGTATTGACCCAGACGCATTACAGGAGTTAACACTCAGAACAAATGCACATTATACAGCGATGCAAAATGAGTTACCTAAACTGGTAGCTCAGGCAACACATACGAAACACATACAATTACAAGCAGTAAGCGCGCTTGTACCAAAAACGCTGACGGCCAATGTTTTTGATTTGGTGGATGCTGTTATGACACGTCAAACCAAAAAGGCATTGACGATATACCGTGATTTATTACAAAATGGCGAACCGGCATTACGTGTGAATGCTGTATTAACAGGACAGTTTCGATTATTATTACAGATTGCGGGATTAAAAGGCACTGAACAAGATATGAGTAAACAATTGGGTATACATCCGTATCGTGTCAAACTCGCACGACAAATGCTAAAAAAATATGCATTGAGTTCATTACGGGCAAGTTATTTAGGCATGATTACGATTGAAATTAAATTGAAATCGACTAATCAAGAGCCTGAATTGTTGTTTGAACGATTTATCTTAAAAAACAAATAA
- the rpsT gene encoding 30S ribosomal protein S20 has protein sequence MPVIESAIQRVRLTKKQHDRNEPQLSAYRTAVKRFEKASAAGEDNLAELYKTASSAIDHAYSKGLIKKNKASREKSRLAKYVK, from the coding sequence ATGCCTGTTATTGAATCAGCAATTCAACGTGTTCGTCTTACGAAAAAGCAACATGATCGTAACGAACCACAACTCAGTGCTTACCGTACAGCTGTTAAGCGTTTTGAAAAAGCTTCAGCTGCTGGTGAAGACAATTTAGCAGAATTATACAAGACTGCTTCTTCTGCAATTGATCACGCCTACTCAAAGGGTTTGATTAAGAAGAACAAAGCTTCACGTGAAAAGTCACGTTTAGCTAAGTACGTTAAGTAA
- the rpsO gene encoding 30S ribosomal protein S15, with protein sequence MALTQERKNEIITEYARHEGDTGSAEVQIAVLTADINELNTHMAAHKHDFHSQRGLMKKIGSRRNLLRYLRNTDIQRYRELIQRLGLRR encoded by the coding sequence ATGGCCCTTACACAAGAACGTAAGAACGAAATCATCACGGAATATGCCCGCCACGAAGGCGATACAGGTTCAGCTGAAGTACAAATCGCAGTTTTAACTGCTGATATTAACGAGTTGAACACACACATGGCAGCTCACAAGCATGATTTCCACTCACAACGTGGTTTGATGAAGAAGATCGGTAGCCGTCGTAACTTACTACGTTACCTCCGTAATACTGATATTCAACGTTATCGTGAATTGATCCAACGCTTAGGTTTGCGTCGTTAA
- the gatC gene encoding Asp-tRNA(Asn)/Glu-tRNA(Gln) amidotransferase subunit GatC gives MSETTISKEEVAHVASLAKLAFNDTELEQFTTQLDSILTIFDTLGEVDTEQVEPTYSVTENVNHLRQDVADNWHQKQALLKNAPLEAADLIKVPAILEGEGE, from the coding sequence ATGTCTGAAACAACGATTTCAAAAGAAGAAGTTGCTCATGTTGCTAGTTTAGCAAAATTAGCGTTTAATGATACTGAATTAGAGCAGTTCACCACGCAATTGGATAGTATTTTGACTATTTTTGATACATTGGGTGAAGTTGATACAGAACAGGTTGAGCCAACCTACTCTGTCACCGAAAATGTGAATCATTTACGTCAAGATGTTGCAGATAATTGGCATCAAAAGCAGGCGTTATTAAAAAATGCGCCACTTGAAGCAGCAGATTTGATCAAAGTACCAGCAATATTGGAGGGTGAGGGAGAATAA
- the gatA gene encoding Asp-tRNA(Asn)/Glu-tRNA(Gln) amidotransferase subunit GatA, translating into MTINFFDNDLTSLHDKLINKELTATELTQATLDNIAQTDDQLNAFISTNQEEALLQAKKTDEVANFSDILTGLPVGLKDNLATNGIQTTGASRILEGFKPVYDATVVSKLNTAGAISVGKTNMDEFAMGGSTETSYYKKTTNAWDATKVPGGSSGGSAAAVAGGLVPFALGSDTGGSIRQPAAFNGIVGLKPTYGRVSRWGLFAMASSLDQVGPFTRTVKDNALVLNTIAGFDEKDSTSADRDVPDFTAKLTGNVKGLKIAVPKEYFGEGIDPKVASTVKAAIAQLEALGATVDEVSLPHTKYGVAAYYIIMSSEASSNLQRYDGVRYGFRADDVKNLEDLYIKTRSEGFGDEVKRRIMLGTFSLSAGAYDAFFKKAAKIRTLLIEDFNRVFADYDVIVGPTAPTVAYGIGEEIDDPTAMYLADALTIPVNLAGLPGLSVNAGFVDGLPVGLQIIGKPFDEATVYQTGYAFEQASRLFEQLPKIAKKY; encoded by the coding sequence ATGACGATTAATTTTTTTGATAATGACTTAACTTCTTTACATGATAAATTAATAAATAAAGAGTTAACAGCTACTGAATTGACACAAGCGACATTAGATAATATTGCACAAACTGATGATCAATTAAATGCTTTTATTTCAACTAACCAAGAAGAAGCGCTTTTACAGGCTAAAAAAACAGATGAAGTGGCTAATTTTTCTGATATTCTAACTGGGTTACCCGTTGGTTTGAAAGATAATTTGGCAACAAATGGTATTCAAACGACTGGCGCTTCGCGTATTTTAGAAGGTTTCAAACCTGTTTATGATGCGACAGTGGTTAGCAAATTGAACACAGCTGGTGCAATTTCCGTTGGTAAGACAAACATGGATGAATTTGCCATGGGTGGTTCAACAGAAACGTCTTACTACAAAAAAACGACCAATGCGTGGGATGCTACTAAGGTACCCGGTGGTTCATCAGGTGGTTCAGCAGCAGCTGTTGCAGGTGGATTGGTACCATTTGCACTGGGATCAGATACAGGTGGTTCAATACGCCAACCTGCTGCGTTTAATGGTATTGTTGGTTTGAAGCCAACTTACGGTCGTGTCTCTCGTTGGGGGTTGTTTGCAATGGCATCATCTCTGGATCAAGTGGGACCGTTCACGCGTACTGTGAAGGATAATGCTCTGGTTTTAAATACCATTGCTGGTTTTGACGAAAAAGATTCAACGTCTGCTGACCGTGATGTACCAGATTTCACAGCTAAGTTAACTGGTAATGTGAAGGGTTTGAAAATTGCGGTACCTAAAGAGTATTTTGGTGAAGGCATTGATCCCAAAGTAGCAAGCACTGTTAAAGCTGCAATAGCACAACTTGAGGCACTAGGTGCGACGGTTGACGAAGTGAGTTTGCCACATACGAAGTATGGTGTCGCCGCTTATTATATTATTATGTCTTCAGAAGCGTCATCTAACTTGCAACGATATGATGGTGTGCGTTATGGCTTTCGAGCAGATGACGTTAAAAACCTAGAAGACTTGTACATCAAAACACGTTCTGAGGGCTTTGGAGATGAAGTCAAGCGCCGTATTATGCTTGGCACATTTTCACTGTCTGCAGGTGCTTATGATGCGTTCTTTAAAAAAGCAGCAAAAATCAGAACGTTACTGATTGAAGATTTTAATCGTGTTTTTGCTGATTACGATGTGATTGTTGGACCAACAGCGCCAACTGTTGCATATGGCATAGGTGAAGAAATTGATGACCCAACGGCGATGTACTTAGCTGATGCCTTAACAATTCCAGTTAACTTAGCTGGTTTGCCAGGATTGTCTGTCAATGCTGGATTTGTAGATGGCTTACCAGTTGGTTTACAGATTATTGGTAAACCATTTGATGAAGCAACTGTTTATCAAACAGGCTATGCTTTTGAACAGGCGAGTCGCTTATTTGAACAGTTACCAAAAATTGCTAAAAAATATTAA
- the gatB gene encoding Asp-tRNA(Asn)/Glu-tRNA(Gln) amidotransferase subunit GatB: MATGNFETTIGLEVHVEMQTNSKLMSPSPVHYGDKPNENTNVIDFGYPGVLPVANKGALEYGMRAALALHATISPFIRWDRKNYFYPDNPKAYQTTQSQTPLGKNGYLDVVLEDGTTKRVRIKELHVEEDAGKNTHGTDGYSYVDLNRQGTPLIEIVSEPDIASPDEAYAYLEQLRQAILFTGISEAKMQEGQMRADVNISIRPYGSSEYGTKVEMKNINSFNYVRNALIFEEKRQAEVLRSGGIIQQETRRYNEPTKSTILMRVKEGADDYRYFPEPDLAPVVIDQNWIDKVADELPKSAGDRQKDYVSTLGIEPYDAEVLTQTLAMSDFYDATVTAGADAKRAANYLIGDVNAFMNKHQVELQETQLTPEHLAGMIKLIESGTISTKQAKQVFEAIMAGEEPEAFAKKNGLVQISDPEILLTWITEVLDNNPQSIEDFKGGKDRATGYLIGQLMKMSKGQANPGVMNKLLLAELAKR; encoded by the coding sequence ATGGCAACAGGAAATTTTGAAACAACGATTGGCCTTGAAGTCCACGTTGAAATGCAGACAAACTCTAAGCTTATGTCACCTTCACCAGTGCACTATGGTGATAAGCCCAATGAAAATACGAACGTCATTGATTTTGGGTATCCTGGTGTTTTACCAGTAGCTAACAAAGGCGCCTTAGAATACGGTATGCGTGCTGCACTTGCGTTGCATGCCACGATTTCACCATTTATTCGTTGGGATCGTAAAAACTATTTTTACCCTGATAATCCTAAAGCTTATCAAACAACGCAATCACAAACGCCGCTTGGTAAAAATGGTTATTTAGATGTTGTACTAGAAGACGGCACAACTAAACGTGTTAGAATTAAAGAACTTCATGTTGAAGAGGACGCCGGTAAGAATACACATGGTACCGATGGTTATTCTTATGTTGATTTGAATCGTCAAGGCACGCCATTGATTGAAATTGTGTCTGAACCAGACATTGCGTCACCAGATGAAGCTTATGCTTATTTGGAACAATTGCGACAAGCAATTTTGTTTACGGGTATCTCGGAAGCAAAAATGCAGGAAGGTCAAATGCGTGCTGATGTCAATATTTCAATACGGCCATATGGTTCATCTGAATATGGCACTAAGGTTGAAATGAAGAACATTAACTCGTTTAACTATGTGCGCAATGCCTTAATTTTTGAAGAGAAACGTCAAGCGGAAGTACTACGCTCTGGCGGTATTATTCAGCAAGAAACACGACGCTATAATGAACCCACAAAGTCAACGATATTGATGCGTGTTAAAGAGGGAGCGGATGACTATCGTTACTTCCCAGAACCTGACCTAGCACCGGTTGTCATTGATCAAAATTGGATTGATAAAGTTGCTGATGAACTGCCAAAGTCTGCCGGTGATCGTCAAAAAGATTATGTGTCAACTTTGGGAATTGAACCTTATGATGCCGAAGTATTAACACAGACGCTCGCCATGTCTGATTTTTATGATGCGACTGTTACTGCAGGAGCAGATGCAAAGCGTGCAGCAAACTATTTGATTGGTGATGTGAACGCATTTATGAATAAACATCAAGTTGAATTGCAAGAGACGCAATTGACACCAGAACATTTAGCTGGCATGATTAAATTAATTGAATCTGGTACGATTTCAACAAAACAAGCTAAACAAGTTTTTGAAGCAATCATGGCTGGTGAAGAACCAGAAGCATTTGCTAAGAAAAATGGGCTAGTACAAATTAGTGATCCAGAGATTTTGTTAACTTGGATTACTGAAGTATTGGATAACAACCCACAATCCATTGAAGATTTTAAAGGTGGTAAGGACCGTGCAACAGGCTATTTGATTGGGCAACTTATGAAGATGTCAAAAGGTCAGGCAAATCCTGGTGTGATGAATAAGTTATTATTAGCTGAATTGGCTAAACGTTGA
- a CDS encoding diacylglycerol kinase family lipid kinase, which produces MRARIIYNPTSGREAIKREMLDILRVYEQAGYETSAFATTPEPMSAAKEAKRAAEAGFDLIVAAGGDGTINEVVNGLAPLSKRPMMAVIPAGTTNDYARALKLPRDEPLESAKIIFQHETIKMDIGKIDQSGDTKYFMNIAALGTISEVTYAVPSLMKSLYGYLAYLVKGAELITRIKPVNAKVTYDDGEYSGKISMIFLALTNSVGGFESIVPDAKLDDGKFTLLIVKESNLAQILQIVAQMLNGGKHIDNARMIYKKTNKVEITPLDDDQLKVNLDGEYGGDAPMLFTDLQQHIEFVANRSGMPEAATISDQTKQKFMADVEKLDVK; this is translated from the coding sequence ATGAGAGCACGAATTATATACAATCCGACATCGGGTCGTGAGGCCATTAAGCGTGAAATGTTGGATATTTTACGTGTGTATGAGCAAGCGGGTTATGAAACATCAGCTTTTGCGACGACACCTGAGCCAATGTCAGCAGCTAAAGAGGCTAAACGTGCAGCGGAAGCAGGATTTGATTTAATTGTTGCGGCTGGTGGTGACGGGACGATTAATGAAGTCGTTAATGGACTAGCACCACTATCAAAGCGGCCAATGATGGCGGTTATTCCAGCTGGTACAACTAACGATTATGCACGTGCTTTAAAATTACCACGTGATGAGCCTTTAGAATCAGCTAAAATCATTTTTCAACATGAAACAATCAAAATGGACATTGGTAAAATAGATCAGTCAGGTGATACTAAATACTTTATGAACATTGCGGCACTTGGTACGATTAGTGAAGTGACATATGCTGTCCCGTCATTGATGAAGTCATTATACGGTTATTTGGCATATCTTGTTAAGGGTGCAGAATTAATTACACGGATCAAGCCGGTTAATGCTAAGGTAACTTATGATGATGGTGAATATTCTGGAAAAATTTCAATGATCTTTTTAGCTTTAACGAATTCAGTTGGTGGATTTGAATCAATTGTGCCTGATGCTAAATTGGACGATGGCAAGTTCACATTATTAATTGTTAAGGAATCTAACTTAGCTCAAATTTTACAGATAGTGGCTCAAATGTTAAATGGTGGTAAGCACATTGATAACGCACGTATGATCTACAAAAAAACCAATAAAGTTGAAATTACGCCATTAGATGATGACCAGTTAAAAGTTAATTTGGATGGTGAATATGGCGGTGATGCGCCAATGTTATTTACAGATTTGCAGCAACATATTGAATTTGTTGCTAACCGTTCTGGTATGCCAGAAGCAGCAACAATTTCTGATCAAACGAAACAAAAGTTTATGGCCGACGTCGAAAAACTCGACGTTAAATAA
- the rlmD gene encoding 23S rRNA (uracil(1939)-C(5))-methyltransferase RlmD: MAKANRVYKTAVPVTKNQEIEGEVIDITYQGMGVVKIDNFPIFVIDAIPGEVIKVGITKVLKNYAFGRVVSRIQESSNRAEHVDKVAITTGIAPLANLKYDAQLAFKQHQIEQMFKKVNVPVEVKPTIGMADPTKYRNKAQVPVQLINGRLETGFYRRGSHKLVPVEDFYIQDPKVDEAVTVTRDILRDLGLSAYDEETNKGVVRHIMARRGYYSHELMVVIITNTKKLPEEQEIATRLQAKLPELKSFIHNINNHDTNVIMGQWNETVWGEDEIHDQLMGKDFVIGPNSFYQVNPQTTATLYTLAAEKAGLKKTDTVVDAYSGIGTITLSIADKVKKIYGVEVVENAVEDAEKNAKNNHIDNVEFVTADAPEQMVKWAEDGLKPNVVFVDPPRKGLTSELISAVSAMKPETFVYISCNPATLARDAVQILAEGFEIDGAVQPLDQFPQTTHVESVTVFKRVTK, from the coding sequence ATGGCAAAAGCTAATCGTGTTTACAAAACAGCAGTTCCAGTAACAAAGAACCAAGAAATCGAAGGTGAAGTCATTGACATCACTTATCAAGGTATGGGAGTTGTCAAAATTGATAATTTTCCTATTTTTGTCATTGACGCCATTCCTGGTGAAGTGATTAAAGTTGGCATAACCAAAGTGCTTAAAAATTATGCATTTGGGCGTGTTGTGTCACGTATTCAAGAATCTTCAAATCGTGCCGAGCATGTGGATAAAGTTGCAATCACAACAGGAATTGCACCATTAGCAAATCTTAAATATGACGCACAGCTAGCATTTAAACAACATCAAATCGAACAAATGTTTAAAAAGGTTAATGTGCCAGTTGAAGTTAAACCAACAATTGGTATGGCCGATCCAACTAAATACCGTAACAAGGCGCAAGTGCCAGTTCAATTGATCAATGGCAGATTAGAAACTGGATTTTATCGTCGTGGCTCACATAAATTGGTACCTGTTGAAGATTTTTATATTCAAGATCCTAAAGTTGATGAAGCAGTGACAGTGACGCGTGATATTTTGCGTGATTTAGGTCTTTCGGCTTATGATGAAGAGACAAACAAAGGTGTTGTGCGCCATATTATGGCACGCAGAGGTTATTATTCACATGAATTGATGGTTGTCATTATAACAAACACAAAAAAGTTGCCAGAAGAGCAGGAAATTGCGACAAGGTTGCAGGCAAAACTACCTGAATTGAAGAGCTTTATCCACAATATTAATAATCATGACACGAATGTGATCATGGGGCAATGGAATGAAACTGTTTGGGGTGAAGATGAAATCCATGATCAACTCATGGGCAAAGATTTTGTGATTGGTCCCAACTCGTTTTATCAAGTTAACCCACAAACGACAGCAACATTGTATACGTTAGCTGCTGAAAAAGCTGGTCTAAAAAAGACAGACACAGTTGTTGATGCGTATTCTGGTATTGGTACAATTACATTATCAATTGCTGATAAAGTTAAGAAAATTTATGGTGTTGAAGTTGTTGAAAATGCAGTTGAAGACGCTGAAAAGAATGCCAAAAACAATCATATTGATAACGTTGAATTTGTAACAGCTGATGCGCCAGAGCAGATGGTTAAATGGGCCGAAGATGGCCTAAAACCAAATGTTGTGTTCGTTGATCCACCACGTAAGGGATTAACATCTGAATTGATTTCAGCTGTTAGTGCTATGAAACCAGAAACATTTGTTTATATTAGTTGTAACCCAGCAACATTAGCACGTGATGCTGTTCAAATTTTGGCAGAAGGGTTTGAAATTGATGGGGCAGTTCAGCCGCTTGATCAGTTTCCACAAACAACACATGTGGAAAGTGTGACTGTTTTCAAACGCGTAACGAAGTAA